A genomic segment from Anabas testudineus chromosome 6, fAnaTes1.2, whole genome shotgun sequence encodes:
- the lrrc4ca gene encoding leucine rich repeat containing 4C, genome duplicate a, with protein MLNKMTSSQQQQMMRGPRWNRALSDPLFVLLLALQLLVVAGLVRAQTCPSVCSCSNQFSKVICTRRGLREVPDGISTNTRYLNLQENLIQVIKVDSFKHLRHLEILQLSKNHIRKIELGAFNGLASLNTLELFDNRLTTIPNGAFEYLSKLKELWLRNNPIESIPSYAFNRVPSLRRLDLGELKRLSYISEGAFEGLSNLRYLNLGMCNLKEIPNLIPLVKLDELEMSGNQLSVIRPGSFKGLIHLQKLWMMHAQIQTIERNSFDDLQSLVELNLAHNNLTLLPHDLFTPLHHLERVHLHHNPWNCNCDILWLSWWLKEMVPANTSCCARCSSPSQHRGRYIGELDQNYFHCYAPVIVEPPADLNVTEGSAAELKCRASSLTSVSWITPNGSIMTHGAYKVRISVLNDGTLNFTNVTMQDTGTYTCMVSNSAGNTTASATLNVSSTENSSFSYFTTVTVETIETPHSEGFTTIVQQKVGPTPSAGTWETISPTSTTTTTVRTPLSTRATEKTYTIPVTELGEGSLNGLDEVMKTTKIIIGCFVAITLMAAVMLIIFYKMRKQHHQQNHHAPTRTIEIINVDEDCVTGPGMEGHLTLPPLEHEHLNHYNTYKTAYNHASTINSIHSSAHEPLLIRASSKDNVQETQI; from the coding sequence ATGTTAAACAAGATGACCTCctcgcagcagcagcagatgatgaGAGGTCCTAGGTGGAATCGGGCCTTGTCCGACcctttgtttgtgttgcttctGGCTCTCCAGCTGCTGGTGGTGGCAGGGCTCGTACGAGCTCAAACCTGCCCCTCTGTCTGCTCCTGTAGTAACCAGTTCAGCAAAGTCATCTGTACCCGCCGAGGCCTGCGGGAGGTCCCTGATGGCATCTCTACCAACACACGCTATCTGAACCTGCAGGAAAATCTCATTCAGGTCATAAAGGTGGACAGCTTCAAGCACCTAAGACATCTAGAGATCCTGCAGCTGAGCAAAAACCACATACGCAAAATTGAACTGGGGGCCTTCAATGGACTGGCAAGCCTCAATACCTTGGAGCTTTTTGATAATCGACTCACTACCATCCCAAATGGGGCATTTGAGTACCTGTCCAAACTAAAGGAGCTTTGGCTGAGGAATAACCCCATAGAGAGCATTCCCTCCTATGCTTTCAACAGAGTGCCCTCATTACGGCGGTTGGACCTTGGGGAGCTCAAACGGCTCTCCTACATATCTGAGGGGGCCTTTGAAGGGCTGAGCAATCTGCGCTACTTAAATCTTGGAATGTGCAATTTGAAGGAAATTCCCAACCTTATTCCCCTGGTGAAGCTGGATGAACTAGAGATGTCGGGGAACCAGCTATCTGTCATCCGGCCTGGCTCTTTTAAAGGGCTCATTCATTTGCAAAAGCTATGGATGATGCATGCTCAGATCCAGACCATTGAAAGGAACTCTTTTGATGATCTTCAGTCACTAGTGGAGCTTAATCTAGCTCACAACAACCTTACCCTCTTGCCCCATGACCTCTTTACTCCTTTACATCACCTGGAGAGGGTGCATTTGCACCACAACCCATGGAATTGTAACTGTGACATCCTCTGGCTTAGCTGGTGGCTTAAGGAGATGGTACCAGCAAACACCAGCTGTTGTGCCCGCTGTAGTTCACCTTCTCAGCACAGGGGACGATACATTGGTGAGCTGGACCAGAACTATTTTCACTGTTATGCTCCTGTTATTGTGGAGCCTCCTGCAGACCTAAATGTGACAGAGGGAAGTGCTGCAGAGTTGAAATGCAGAGCCAGCTCTTTGACCTCAGTAAGCTGGATTACACCCAATGGATCCATCATGACACACGGTGCATACAAGGTCAGAATCTCTGTGCTGAATGACGGCACTCTGAACTTTACCAATGTTACAATGCAGGACACAGGTACATATACATGTATGGTTAGTAATTCTGCAGGTAACACAACAGCATCTGCCACACTCAATGTGTCCTCTACGGAGAACAGCAGCTTCAGTTACTTCACCACAGTGACAGTGGAGACGATAGAAACACCGCATAGTGAAGGTTTCACCACTATTGTGCAACAAAAGGTGGGTCCCACCCCCTCAGCTGGTACATGGGAGACTATTTCACCCACCTCTACAACTACCACAACGGTCCGGACACCACTCTCCACTCGTGCAACAGAGAAGACTTACACAATCCCTGTCACAGAGCTGGGGGAGGGCTCCTTGAACGGCTTGGATGAGGTGATGAAGACCACCAAGATCATCATCGGCTGCTTTGTCGCCATCACACTTATGGCAGCTGTCATGCTGATCATCTTCTATAAAATGCGCAAACAGCACCACCAGCAGAACCACCACGCCCCCACGCGCACCATTGAGATCATCAATGTGGATGAGGACTGTGTAACAGGTCCCGGCATGGAGGGCCACCTGACTCTGCCTCCTCTTGAGCACGAGCACCTCAACCACTATAACACCTATAAGACTGCATACAACCATGCCTCCACTATCAACTCCATACACAGCTCAGCGCACGAGCCTTTGTTAATCCGGGCCAGTTCAAAAGACAATGTACAAGAGACCCAAatctaa